In a genomic window of Verrucomicrobiota bacterium:
- a CDS encoding Rrf2 family transcriptional regulator, translating into MKITQAVEYGILGVIYLARQPEGRLVMIDEICESEGVPKSFLAKIFQSLTKSGIIRSRQGAGGGFALTRKPDDVSVLNVIEAIEGKIALQRCLEDFPDCQKFESCALSGVLAEAQAAVVDVFNRRTLADLIQQRTPYGNDIYSIQR; encoded by the coding sequence ATGAAAATAACACAAGCCGTAGAATACGGTATACTCGGAGTCATCTATCTCGCCCGTCAACCCGAAGGGCGATTGGTCATGATCGACGAAATCTGTGAAAGCGAAGGAGTCCCAAAAAGCTTCCTTGCAAAAATATTCCAGAGTCTGACAAAGTCCGGCATCATTCGTTCCCGGCAGGGAGCAGGTGGTGGTTTTGCACTCACACGTAAACCTGATGATGTATCAGTCTTGAATGTTATCGAGGCGATCGAAGGCAAAATAGCCCTCCAACGTTGTCTCGAAGATTTTCCTGACTGTCAGAAATTCGAGTCTTGCGCCCTGTCGGGTGTCTTGGCCGAGGCTCAGGCTGCTGTCGTCGATGTCTTTAACCGCAGGACTCTTGCTGATCTTATCCAGCAACGTACTCCTTATGGCAATGACATTTATTCGATCCAGCGTTAA